The following are encoded in a window of Arvicanthis niloticus isolate mArvNil1 chromosome 1, mArvNil1.pat.X, whole genome shotgun sequence genomic DNA:
- the C1H16orf54 gene encoding transmembrane protein C16orf54 homolog, whose translation MPVTPQQPSGHTEGLPEPTTEAAVWVVIPCGPCIPIMLGLASLTAFFIITTAVLAERLFRRPQPDPRQRAPTLVWRPGGELWIEPTSSARERSEDWYGSSMPLLMDRAPDPPTPGGTLEGRATAPPAASTPHSSPSSLVPQIPPEAPAQSTFWRPQTQEERPHDTGLVSWVGPEPMPEAGLQVGSPRAWRLRQGSLEPDWGLQPRVTLEQISAFWKREGRTSVGF comes from the coding sequence ATGCCTGTGACTCCTCAGCAGCCCTCGGGGCACACGGAGGGGCTCCCTGAGCCTACAACTGAGGCAGCAGTGTGGGTAGTAATCCCCTGCGGCCCCTGTATTCCCATCATGCTAGGCCTGGCCTCTCTCACAGCCTTCTTCATCATAACTACTGCTGTACTGGCCGAACGCCTATTCCGCCGCCCGCAACCAGACCCCAGGCAGCGCGCACCCACCCTAGTCTGGCGCCCTGGAGGAGAACTGTGGATTGAGCCCACAAGCAGCGCCCGGGAGCGCTCTGAGGACTGGTATGGCTCCTCCATGCCTCTGCTGATGGACAGAGCTCCAGATCCCCCGACCCCTGGGGGAACCTTGGAAGGCAGAGCAACTGCTCCACCAGCCGCTTCGACCCCACACTCTTCACCCAGCTCTTTAGTTCCTCAGATCCCACCAGAAGCCCCAGCCCAGAGCACCTTCTGGAGACCTCAGACCCAAGAGGAGAGGCCCCATGACACAGGCCTGGTGAGCTGGGTTGGGCCTGAGCCGATGCCAGAGGCTGGCCTCCAGGTTGGGAGCCCCAGggcttggaggctgaggcaagggagCCTTGAGCCTGACTGGGGTCTTCAGCCTCGAGTCACCCTGGAGCAGATCTCAGCCTTCTGGAAGAGGGAAGGCCGGACCAGTGTGGGCTTCTGA